The genomic DNA TCGAGCCACCCGGTCAGCATGGTGGTCTCGTCGGCGGACAGGGGAGGGTCTACGCGCTGCGTCGTCGTGGTCATGACGGCCAGTCTGGGGCAGGCGGCGGACGTCCTGCCAGTGGATTTGCCGGGAGCCCCTATCCTGTCCGGGCGCCGGCGGCGAGGGACCGGCCGGCGCCCGGACGGGGAACCGAGGGGGAGCTGTGCGAGGAGTGCTGACCGGGGCCAACCTGGTGGGACGTTTCCTGCTCGAACTGGCGGCGCTCGCCGCCCTCGCGGTCGGCGGGTACGCGGTGCCCGGGCCGACGGCGGTGCGGGTGCTCGTCGCGCTGGCGCTGCCGGTCGGCGCGGCGGTGCTGTGGGGGCGCTACGCGGCGCCCAGGCGGTCGGTGCCCGACGCGGTGGCCGCGTGGTACCTGACCCAGGCGGTGGTGTGGGGCGGCGCCGTCGCGGCGCTCGCCCTGAGCGGGCACGGCACCTGGGCGGTGGTGCTGGCGGTGCTGATGGCGGTCAACACGGTGGCGCTGCGGGCGCTCGGGGAGTGGAGTCCGTCGGTGCGGCGGTGAGCCGACGAAGCGGTCGGGGGTCAGGCCGTCGTCGACGCCGGTGCGGCCGGTGCGGTGGTGGTTGCCGCCGTGGCGGCGGTGCGGCTGCGGCGCCGGGCCCGCCAGAACGAGTAGCCGCTGAACAGGAACATCGCGACGATCACCGAGGACGAGATCAGGAACGCCGGCGAACCGGGGTGGCCCGCGCTCGCGCCCGCCACCACGTGCGCGGTCGTGGTCGGGATCACGCCGAGCGCGGTCGCGGCGACGTACGGCAGGAACCGCACGCCGGAGAACGCGCAGACGAAGTTGCCCGCCTGGAACGGCGCCCCCGGGAACAGCCGGATCAGCAGGACGCTGCGGAAACCCTGATCGGTGAGACCGCGGTCGATCGCGGTGAGCACCCGGCCGCGCAGGAACCGGCGCAGCGCGTCCCGGCCCAGCCCGCGCCCCAGCCAGAACGACACCGCAGCCGCCAGGACCGAGCCCGCCACCGCCAGCGGCACCCCCCACACCGCGCCGAACAGCAGGCCCGCCGCCGCGTTCAGCGCCGGGCGCGGCAGGAAGGCGACGGTGCCGAAACCGTACGCGGCCAGCGCGATCGGCATCCGCCACGGGCCGGTCGCGGCGGCCAGCACCTGCGCGGGATCCCAGAGCAGCAGGGAGGCCGCCGCCGCGGCGAGGACGACGAACAGCAGCGCGAGACGCAGCCAGGGGGAGCGGAGCACAGGCGTGAGCCTAACCCGGGCGGAAAGCCGACCGTCTTCCGGGGAAGGCGGTGGGACCGTACCGGCTGCTACGCGCGGAGCGACTTGAGGGTGGCGATGTCCCGGGCGTGCAGGGCGCCCTCGACCCGGTCGGGGTCGTGACGGCCGTCCGGGGTCTCGATGACGAGGGGCACACCGGCGGTGGCGGGGTGGGCGAGGAGCTCCCGGAACGCGGACCTGCCGATGTGGCCGGCGCCGATGTTCTCGTGGCGGTCCTTGCGGGCTCCGGCGACGTCCTTCGAGTCGTTGGCGTGGATCAGCCGCAGGCGTCCGGGCCCGACCGCGTCGGTCAGGGCGTCCAGCATCGCCGCGACACCGCCCGGCGCGGCGAGGTCGTGACCCGCGGCGAAGGCGTGGCAGGTGTCCAGGCAGACGCCGAGCAGGGGATGGTGGTCCAGCGCCTCGGCGTACGCCGCCAGGTCCTCCATCCGCGAGCAGAGCGAACTGCCCTGGCCCGCGGTCGGCTCCAGCAGCAGGCGCGGGGCGTCCGGGCCGAGCCCGTCCAGTTCGTCGAGCAGCGGCAGCACGCTCTCGCGGACCATCGCCAGCGCCTCGGCGCGGGTCCCGCACAGCGCGGAACCGGTGTGCACCACGGTGCCCTCGGCGCCGATCGCGTGGGAGCGGTGCAGGGAGTGCCGCAGCGACTCCGCGGACCGTTCGCGGGTCGCCGCCGAGTCCGAACCGAAGTTGATCAGGTACGGCGCGTGGACGAAGGAGCGGATGCCCTGCTCGGCGCACGCCGTGCGGAACGCCTCGTCCTGCGCGCGGTTGCCCGCCGGAGTCGCCCACCCGCGCGGATTGGCGACGAAGACCTGCACCGTCTCGGCGCCCACCCCGGCCGCGTACGGCAGGCCGGTGCCGGCCAGACCGCGTCCCGCCACGGGGACGTGGGCGCCGATCGGATTGCGCGGTTCAGGACTGTTCACGGCGGTGAGCATCGCACGGGGCGCGGCCGGCGGGGGAATCGGGTGGTCAGTGGGCGGCGAGGCGGTGGGTGGTCCAGGCGGTGTGGCGGGCGCGGAGGTCGGCGGTGGTCAGGTCGACCCGGCCGAGGTCGTGGTAGTTGGGGAGCCACGTCTCGACGGAGCGGTGGGAGTTCGCCAGGGCGAACAGGTCCCACAGGGCGAGGTCGGCGACGGTGGTGCCGGCCGCGCGCTGGTAGGCGGCGAGGAAGGAGTCGGCGACGTCCGGGCCGTGCAGGACGGCGAGGTCCAGGCGGCACCAGCCGACGTCGAAGCCGCGGGGGGCGCGGCAGGCGCCGGACCAGTCGACGACGCCGGTCAGCTCGGGGCCGGTCCACAGGACGTTGCCGGTCCAGAAGTCGAAGTGGGTCAGGACGGACGGCTGCGCGGCCAGCCGGTGCCGGCCGGCGGCGACCGGAGGGCCGGCCGGCCCGGCGTCCGGGGCGGGGTGCTGAGCGGTGCTCGGCGCCGCCATCGCGTCGCGCAGGGCCGGGAGGCGGGAGAGCGGGACGGCGTGGACCCGGGCGAGGGCGGCGCCGAGGAGGGCGGCGGCCGCGTGCGGGTCGCGCGGGGTGATGTCCGCGCGACCGCGCAGCCGGGAGATCAGTACGGCCGGGCTGCCCGTCCGGCTGCCGTCCGGGTCGGCGGCGACCAGGCGCGGCGCCCAGCCGTCCAGGCCGTCGAGCGCCCGCAGGACCAGGGCCTCCTGCACGGCCGCGGTGTCCCCGGCGGGGAAGCGGCGCAGCACCAGGTCGCCGGTGCCGGTGCGGATCAGGTGGGTCGAGGCGTGGGCGCCACCGGCGAGTCGGCGGACGGTCGAGGCTGAGCCGGGACGGCCGCCCACGGCTTCGGCGGCCCAGGCGAGCGCCGCATCGGACGGCGGGGAGACGATCACCCGAGCATGCTGCCCCGCGGGGCAGGCCGGTGGCGAGCGGGTTTCGGGGCGCGACGGGCGCGGGCCGGCAGCGGCCGGGAGCGGGCGCCTCCGGAGGCGGGGCGAGCCCGTGGCGGGGCGCGTTGCCGCTCGGCGGGTGGTGGGTGCATCGGCTTCCGGCCGGGGGCGGCGTGGCCCGGGAGGGCGGGGAAGCGGTGTCGTACGGGGCGGCGCCGCGGAGCACTGCGGTTCGCGGTGCGTTCTTCGGCCGGGGCCGGTGGACCGGTTCGACGGCGAAGGGGTGGACGTCGGTGGACGTCCACCCCTTCGGGGAGTGCGGGGCGTGGACCTCAGACGCGCTCGGGGACGTTCGCGGCGACCGGGCGCTCGCTGCGGCGGCGGCGCAGGGCGGTGGCGCTGGGCACCAGGGCCGCGGTGAGCACGGTGACCACGGCGAAGGAGACGGTGAGGGAGGTGGCCTGGGCGATGCCGCCGATGACGGCGGGGGCGACCAGGCCGGAGGTGTAGGTGATGGTGGCGACGCCGGCGATGGACTGGCTGGGGTTGCTGCCGGCCCGGCCGGCGGCGGCGAAGGCGAGCGGGACGACGACGGCGATGCCGATGCCGATCAGGGCGAAGCCGGGGATGGCGAGGTACGGGGTGTCGGCGAGGACGACGAGCAGGCCGCCGGTGGTCGCGACGGCGCCGCTGATGCGGACGGCGCGGACCGGGCCGAGGCGGCGGACCGCGGCGTCGCCGCAGAGCCGGGCGAGGGTCATGGTGGCGGCGAAGGCGGTGTAGCAGGCGGCGGCGGTGGAGGCGGAGGAGCCGGTGACGTCGCGCAGGTAGACGCCGGACCAGTCGGCCGAGGCGCCCTCGGCGAACACCGCGCAGAACCCGACCAGGCCGATCAGCAGCGCCTCCTTGGGCGGGAGGGCGAAGCGCGGCGGCGCCTCCTCCTCCGCCGCGGGGCGGACGTCGAGGACGCCGCGGCAGACGATCTGGGCGAGCACCGTGAGGACGGCGGCGGTGACGGCGAAGTGCACGCGCGCGTCGAGGTGCTGGTGCGCGGCGAGCACGCCGAAGGCGGAGGCGACCAGTCCGCCGAGGCTCCACATGCCGTGCAGGCCGGACATGATGGAGGTGCCGAGCCGCTCCTCGACCTCGACGCCCTGGGCGTTCATCGCCACGTCGGACATGCCGGCGGTGGCGCCGAAGAGGAAGAGGCCGAGGCAGAGCAGCGCCAGGTCGGGCGCGAGGCCGGGCAGCACGATGGCCAGGCACCAGAGGGTCAGCAGGCCCTGGAGCGCGGCCCGGGCGCCGAAGCGGTGGACGATCCGGCTGGCCAGCGGCATCGCGAGCGAGGCGCCGACGGCGGGGAAGACCAGGGCGAGGCCGAGCTGCCCGGGGCTGAGGTCGAGGTGGTCCTGGATCCACGGGATGCGGGTGGCGAACGTACCGGTCACCGCGCCGTGCACGGCGAAGACCAGCGCGACGCTCACCCGGGCGCGGCGTACGTCCTTCAATGCGTCACCCATGGCTGGGCTTCCCCCTACTGCGGTGCTTGTGGGTGGTCGTGATGCCGATAAACTATCAGGAAGGGATCCTGATAGAAACCTCTGGAAGGATGCAGGCTCATGACGACCGCGCGTACGGCCACGCCGAGCACCGCCCGCGCCATCAACGACCGGCTGGCTCTCGACCTCCTGCTGGAGCGGGGGCCGCTGACCGCGTCCGAGCTGCGCACCCTGACCGGGCTCTCCCGGCCCACCGTCGCCGACCTGTTGGAGCGGCTGCAGCGCGGCGGCCTGGTCGCCCCGGCCGGGGAGAGCGCGCAGCTGCGGCGCGGGCCGAACGCCCGGCTGTACGCGCTGGTCGCCGACCGGGCGCACCTGGCGGGCATCGACGTCCGCTCGACCGGCGTGTCGCTGGTGGTCGCCGACCTGGCCGGGCGCACCCTCGCCACGGCCGAACTGGCCGCGGAGGCCGACGACGCGGACCTGCCGGAGCGGGCGGTGAAGGCGCTGCTCGCCGCCGCGGAGGAGGCGGGCGCGCGCGAGCTGCACACCGTGGCGGTCGGCATCCCCGGGCTGGTCGACCCGGCGACCGGCGAGCTGAACAACTCCGGCAAGCTGCCGCGCTGGCACGCCGGGCTGCTGGAGGCGCTGCGCTCCCGGCCCGGCACCGACGTGATCCTGGAGAACGAGGTCAACCTGGCCGGGATCGCCGAGCACCGGATCGGCGCCGCCAGCGACCGCGACGACTTCGCGCTGCTCTGGCTCGGCCTCGGGGTCGGCGCGTCGGTGGTGCTGGGCGGCCGGCTGCGGCGCGGTGCGTCCGGCGGCGCCGGCGAGATCGGCTTCCTGCCGGTGCCGGGCGCGGTCGGGCTGCCGAGTGCGACGGGGTGCGAGGGCGGCTTCCACTCGCTGGTGAGCGGCGCGGCGATCTGCGCGCTCGGGCGGCGGCGGGGCCTGGCCGTGCCCGAGGGCGGGGTGCTGGCCGCGGCGGCGGCGCTGGTGGCGGCGGCGGTCGCGGGCGGGGCGGAGGAGTTCCTGGAGGAGCTGGCCGGGCGGATCGCGCTCGGCGTCTCGGCAGTCACCGTGGTGCTCGACCCGGGGTGCGTGGTGCTGGGCGGCGAGCTCGGCCGGGCCGGCGGGCCGGTGCTCGCCGCGCGGGTGGAGCGGCAGTTGGCGGCGCTCGGCCCGATCCGCACCGAGGTGCGGGCCGGCAGGGCGGGCGGCGGCGCGGTGCTCGCGGGGGCGGTGCTCACCGCCGGGGACGCGGTGCGGCGGGAGCTGTTCGGCGGCGCGGAGGCGTAGGCCCGGGTGCGGCGCTGGGGCCGACGGGGCGTCAGGGGCGGGTGTGTCGCCCGGTCGGGGCCCGGTAGGGCAGGATGGCGGCGAGCGGCGGGGACCCCGCCGCGCCCCCGACCCGCAGGAGCAGCGCGCCATGGCCAAGCCCGACCGGCCGGTCCACTCGTACCGCATCGGCGAGGCCGCCGCGATGCTCGGCGTCAGCGCCGACACGATGCGCCGCTGGGTGGACGCGGGCC from Kitasatospora terrestris includes the following:
- a CDS encoding deoxyribonuclease IV, whose product is MLTAVNSPEPRNPIGAHVPVAGRGLAGTGLPYAAGVGAETVQVFVANPRGWATPAGNRAQDEAFRTACAEQGIRSFVHAPYLINFGSDSAATRERSAESLRHSLHRSHAIGAEGTVVHTGSALCGTRAEALAMVRESVLPLLDELDGLGPDAPRLLLEPTAGQGSSLCSRMEDLAAYAEALDHHPLLGVCLDTCHAFAAGHDLAAPGGVAAMLDALTDAVGPGRLRLIHANDSKDVAGARKDRHENIGAGHIGRSAFRELLAHPATAGVPLVIETPDGRHDPDRVEGALHARDIATLKSLRA
- a CDS encoding TVP38/TMEM64 family protein, giving the protein MLRSPWLRLALLFVVLAAAAASLLLWDPAQVLAAATGPWRMPIALAAYGFGTVAFLPRPALNAAAGLLFGAVWGVPLAVAGSVLAAAVSFWLGRGLGRDALRRFLRGRVLTAIDRGLTDQGFRSVLLIRLFPGAPFQAGNFVCAFSGVRFLPYVAATALGVIPTTTAHVVAGASAGHPGSPAFLISSSVIVAMFLFSGYSFWRARRRSRTAATAATTTAPAAPASTTA
- a CDS encoding aminoglycoside phosphotransferase family protein, which translates into the protein MIVSPPSDAALAWAAEAVGGRPGSASTVRRLAGGAHASTHLIRTGTGDLVLRRFPAGDTAAVQEALVLRALDGLDGWAPRLVAADPDGSRTGSPAVLISRLRGRADITPRDPHAAAALLGAALARVHAVPLSRLPALRDAMAAPSTAQHPAPDAGPAGPPVAAGRHRLAAQPSVLTHFDFWTGNVLWTGPELTGVVDWSGACRAPRGFDVGWCRLDLAVLHGPDVADSFLAAYQRAAGTTVADLALWDLFALANSHRSVETWLPNYHDLGRVDLTTADLRARHTAWTTHRLAAH
- a CDS encoding YrdB family protein; this translates as MRGVLTGANLVGRFLLELAALAALAVGGYAVPGPTAVRVLVALALPVGAAVLWGRYAAPRRSVPDAVAAWYLTQAVVWGGAVAALALSGHGTWAVVLAVLMAVNTVALRALGEWSPSVRR
- a CDS encoding MFS transporter, with product MGDALKDVRRARVSVALVFAVHGAVTGTFATRIPWIQDHLDLSPGQLGLALVFPAVGASLAMPLASRIVHRFGARAALQGLLTLWCLAIVLPGLAPDLALLCLGLFLFGATAGMSDVAMNAQGVEVEERLGTSIMSGLHGMWSLGGLVASAFGVLAAHQHLDARVHFAVTAAVLTVLAQIVCRGVLDVRPAAEEEAPPRFALPPKEALLIGLVGFCAVFAEGASADWSGVYLRDVTGSSASTAAACYTAFAATMTLARLCGDAAVRRLGPVRAVRISGAVATTGGLLVVLADTPYLAIPGFALIGIGIAVVVPLAFAAAGRAGSNPSQSIAGVATITYTSGLVAPAVIGGIAQATSLTVSFAVVTVLTAALVPSATALRRRRSERPVAANVPERV
- a CDS encoding ROK family transcriptional regulator; the protein is MTTARTATPSTARAINDRLALDLLLERGPLTASELRTLTGLSRPTVADLLERLQRGGLVAPAGESAQLRRGPNARLYALVADRAHLAGIDVRSTGVSLVVADLAGRTLATAELAAEADDADLPERAVKALLAAAEEAGARELHTVAVGIPGLVDPATGELNNSGKLPRWHAGLLEALRSRPGTDVILENEVNLAGIAEHRIGAASDRDDFALLWLGLGVGASVVLGGRLRRGASGGAGEIGFLPVPGAVGLPSATGCEGGFHSLVSGAAICALGRRRGLAVPEGGVLAAAAALVAAAVAGGAEEFLEELAGRIALGVSAVTVVLDPGCVVLGGELGRAGGPVLAARVERQLAALGPIRTEVRAGRAGGGAVLAGAVLTAGDAVRRELFGGAEA